The following proteins are co-located in the Pseudoalteromonas sp. N1230-9 genome:
- the topA gene encoding type I DNA topoisomerase — protein MGKSLVIVESPAKAKTINKYLGNDFIVKSSVGHVRDLPTSGSGKAKTAATKTPAEVRKMSPEDKAAYKKQRDYKNLVARMGIDPEKGWEPHYEVLPGKEKVVQELKKLAENADQVYLATDLDREGEAIAWHLEQIIGGEPEKYKRVVFNEITKNAIQQAFETPGELNTDMVYAQQARRFLDRVVGFMVSPLLWAKVARGLSAGRVQSVAVRLLVEREREIKAFIPEEFWDIHADVKNTESALRLEVTKHADKAFKPVNETQAMSAVNELENAEYKVISVEEKPSKSRPSAPFITSTMQQAASTRLGYGVKKTMMLAQRLYEAGHITYMRTDSTNLSKDAVEMCRDYVSEQFGDKYLPKAPISYSSKGNAQEAHEAIRPSSVTVLSGHLDGVEADAKKLYELIWRQFVACQMVPAEYDLTTLTVAAGDYQLKAKGRVLRFDGWTKVQPAVRKKNEEDQSLPAVKEGEVLTLVELDPKQHFTKPPARFSEASLVKELEKRGIGRPSTYASIISTIQDRGYVRVENRRFFAEKMGEIVTDRLVENFEDLMNFDFTAKMEGRLDDIAEGERVWTQVLDKFYADFSKQLEIASGDEEQGGMRQNQMVETDIDCPTCGRKMGIRTASTGVFLGCTGYNLPPKERCTTTMNLVPGDEAIAADVEDVETETLMQMKRCPICETAMDSYLIDETRKLHVCGNNPACKGYIVEQGTFKIKGYDGPIIECDKCGSDMQLKSGRFGKYFGCSNEECKNTRKLLKNGEAAPPKEDPVHLPELECEKSEAYFVLRDGASGIFLAANTFPKSRETRAPKVEELKRFKDRISEKFYYLAEAPTQDPDGNLAVVRYSRKNKEQYVMSEVDGKATGWTAHYQNGKWVEESKKKAPAKKKAASKAKK, from the coding sequence ATGGGAAAATCACTTGTAATTGTAGAGTCTCCAGCAAAGGCTAAAACAATTAATAAATACTTAGGTAATGATTTTATCGTTAAGTCCAGTGTTGGGCATGTACGTGATCTACCGACTTCAGGTTCAGGCAAAGCAAAAACGGCAGCAACAAAAACACCTGCTGAAGTTCGCAAAATGTCACCCGAAGACAAAGCTGCCTATAAAAAGCAACGCGATTATAAAAACTTGGTTGCCCGTATGGGAATCGACCCTGAAAAAGGGTGGGAACCACACTACGAAGTGCTACCAGGTAAAGAAAAGGTCGTTCAAGAATTAAAAAAACTGGCAGAGAACGCTGATCAAGTTTATCTCGCAACCGATTTGGATAGAGAGGGGGAAGCTATTGCATGGCACCTCGAGCAAATTATTGGTGGTGAGCCAGAAAAATATAAGCGTGTTGTTTTTAACGAAATTACCAAGAATGCAATTCAACAAGCTTTCGAAACACCGGGTGAACTGAACACTGACATGGTGTATGCACAACAAGCTCGCCGTTTCTTAGACCGTGTTGTTGGTTTCATGGTTTCGCCACTACTTTGGGCGAAAGTAGCCCGAGGGTTATCAGCCGGCCGCGTACAGTCTGTTGCAGTTCGATTACTGGTTGAACGTGAGCGTGAAATCAAAGCCTTCATACCTGAAGAGTTTTGGGATATTCATGCTGATGTTAAAAATACCGAATCAGCATTACGATTAGAAGTTACCAAACACGCTGATAAAGCATTTAAGCCCGTTAATGAAACACAGGCAATGTCTGCGGTTAATGAGCTTGAAAATGCTGAATACAAAGTTATCAGTGTTGAAGAAAAGCCAAGTAAGAGTAGACCAAGCGCACCGTTTATTACCTCAACGATGCAACAAGCTGCAAGTACCCGCTTAGGTTATGGTGTTAAGAAAACCATGATGTTGGCACAGCGTCTGTATGAAGCGGGTCATATTACCTATATGCGTACCGATTCAACTAACTTGTCAAAAGATGCGGTTGAAATGTGTCGTGATTACGTTTCAGAGCAATTTGGTGATAAATACTTACCAAAGGCACCTATCAGCTATAGCTCAAAGGGCAATGCACAAGAAGCGCACGAAGCAATTCGTCCTTCAAGTGTAACGGTGCTGTCTGGACACTTAGATGGTGTTGAAGCAGACGCTAAAAAGCTGTACGAGTTAATCTGGCGTCAATTTGTGGCATGCCAAATGGTGCCTGCAGAGTACGATTTAACAACTCTGACAGTGGCTGCTGGTGATTATCAATTGAAAGCGAAAGGTCGTGTACTTCGCTTTGACGGTTGGACAAAAGTTCAGCCTGCTGTGCGCAAGAAAAATGAAGAAGATCAATCATTACCTGCGGTGAAAGAGGGTGAAGTTCTCACTCTTGTTGAGCTTGATCCTAAACAGCATTTCACTAAACCACCAGCTCGCTTTAGCGAAGCTAGTTTAGTTAAAGAACTTGAAAAGCGTGGTATTGGTCGCCCGTCGACATATGCATCCATTATCTCAACGATTCAAGACCGTGGTTACGTACGTGTTGAGAATCGTCGTTTCTTTGCTGAGAAAATGGGAGAGATTGTTACTGACCGCTTAGTAGAGAACTTTGAAGATCTCATGAATTTCGACTTCACCGCTAAAATGGAAGGTCGATTAGATGATATTGCTGAAGGTGAACGTGTTTGGACACAGGTGCTTGATAAATTCTACGCAGACTTTTCTAAGCAGTTAGAAATAGCCTCTGGAGATGAAGAGCAAGGCGGAATGCGCCAAAACCAGATGGTTGAAACAGATATTGATTGTCCAACATGTGGCCGTAAGATGGGTATTCGTACTGCATCAACGGGTGTGTTCTTGGGCTGTACAGGTTACAACCTACCACCGAAAGAACGTTGTACAACAACCATGAATTTGGTGCCAGGCGATGAAGCGATTGCTGCTGATGTAGAAGATGTTGAAACAGAAACATTAATGCAAATGAAGCGTTGCCCTATTTGTGAAACGGCGATGGATTCATACTTAATTGATGAAACCCGCAAGTTGCATGTGTGTGGTAACAACCCTGCGTGTAAGGGGTATATTGTTGAGCAAGGCACCTTTAAAATTAAAGGTTACGACGGCCCAATTATCGAATGTGATAAATGTGGTTCAGACATGCAGTTAAAGTCAGGTCGTTTTGGTAAGTACTTCGGCTGTAGTAATGAAGAGTGTAAGAATACGCGTAAGTTACTTAAAAATGGCGAAGCCGCGCCACCGAAAGAAGATCCGGTTCATTTACCTGAGCTTGAGTGTGAAAAGTCAGAAGCTTATTTTGTCCTAAGGGACGGCGCATCCGGTATTTTCTTAGCTGCAAATACTTTTCCTAAATCACGGGAAACGCGAGCGCCAAAAGTTGAAGAGCTTAAGCGTTTTAAAGATCGTATTTCAGAGAAGTTTTATTATTTAGCTGAAGCACCGACGCAAGACCCTGATGGTAACCTTGCTGTAGTACGTTACAGTCGTAAAAACAAAGAACAGTATGTTATGAGTGAAGTCGACGGTAAAGCAACAGGCTGGACAGCCCACTACCAAAATGGCAAATGGGTAGAAGAGAGTAAAAAGAAAGCTCCCGCTAAGAAAAAAGCGGCCAGCAAAGCTAAAAAGTAA
- a CDS encoding TIGR00645 family protein has protein sequence MSEQVTNSKVKKVPTKVEQVVESFIFRSRWLLAPFFIGLLVAVVLLLLKFFKYLYSMALNTFTASNQELLVGILTLVDTALLAGLLLIIIFSGYENFVSKLNIENHEDRPVWMGKVGFSGLKMKLISAIVAISAVELLKVFISSNNHSTDELLWKVIIHVTFVVSGVLFALTDYINSKTMNH, from the coding sequence ATGTCTGAGCAAGTGACAAATTCAAAAGTAAAGAAAGTGCCGACCAAGGTAGAGCAAGTTGTTGAGAGTTTTATTTTTCGGTCGCGTTGGTTATTAGCGCCGTTCTTTATTGGCTTATTAGTCGCTGTTGTTTTGTTACTACTAAAGTTCTTTAAATATTTGTACAGCATGGCCTTAAATACGTTTACCGCATCAAATCAAGAGTTGCTAGTTGGTATTTTAACCTTAGTAGACACTGCCTTATTAGCAGGGTTGCTACTTATTATCATCTTCAGTGGTTATGAAAACTTTGTCTCAAAGTTGAATATAGAAAACCATGAAGACAGACCTGTGTGGATGGGCAAAGTAGGTTTCTCAGGCCTGAAAATGAAATTGATTAGTGCAATTGTGGCCATCTCCGCTGTTGAGCTCTTAAAGGTGTTTATTAGCTCGAATAATCACTCCACAGATGAACTACTGTGGAAAGTTATAATTCATGTCACATTTGTGGTCTCTGGAGTGTTATTTGCTTTAACGGATTACATTAACAGTAAAACGATGAATCATTGA
- a CDS encoding alpha-glucosidase family protein translates to MTQKQWYKGAVIYQVYPRSFQDTNGDGIGDIKGIIDRIDYIKSLGVDAIWVSPFFKSPMKDFGYDISDYRDIDPIFGNLDDFDELIAQAHQRDIKIIIDQVLSHTSDQHQWFLDSREDKTNDKSDWYVWADAKPDGTQPNNWLSIFGGPAWQWEPRRGQYYLHNFFAEQPDLNFHNPEVRKAVLDNVEFWLKKGVDGFRLDAINFCYHDAQLRDNPAKPPEKRQGRGFSEDNPYAFQYHYYNNTQPENLSFMQDIRALLNKYPGTVALGEISSEDSLATMAEYTSGGDKLHMGYSFELLTNDYSAEYIRTTVNTLEQRMTEGWPCWAFSNHDVERVASRWSQGEKIEPQQCKMLTALLASLRGSVCMYQGEELGLGEAEVAFEDLQDPYGITFWPNFKGRDGCRTPMPWDASDADQAGFSTAKPWLPVGDAHKIAAVNTQDQDKDSILNAYREFMAWRKDKNVLLEGDIEFIDTQEPVLAFYRTLNETKMLCAFNLGAQSSELTISDTVSLQHTEISHHTAELNNNTVTLPGFGCFYATLN, encoded by the coding sequence ATGACTCAAAAGCAGTGGTATAAAGGTGCGGTTATATACCAAGTTTACCCGCGCAGCTTCCAAGACACTAATGGCGATGGCATTGGCGATATCAAAGGTATCATTGATCGTATCGATTACATCAAGAGCCTTGGCGTGGATGCAATTTGGGTCTCACCTTTTTTTAAATCACCAATGAAAGATTTTGGTTACGACATCAGTGACTACCGTGACATAGACCCTATCTTTGGTAACCTCGATGACTTTGATGAGTTAATTGCACAAGCACACCAACGTGATATTAAGATTATTATTGATCAAGTATTAAGCCATACATCTGATCAACATCAATGGTTTCTTGATAGCCGTGAAGATAAGACTAACGACAAATCTGATTGGTATGTTTGGGCAGATGCAAAGCCTGATGGTACGCAACCAAATAACTGGTTATCAATCTTTGGCGGTCCTGCATGGCAGTGGGAGCCTCGCCGTGGCCAATATTACTTGCATAACTTTTTTGCTGAGCAGCCAGATCTAAACTTCCATAATCCTGAAGTACGTAAAGCGGTATTAGACAATGTTGAATTTTGGTTGAAAAAAGGCGTTGATGGCTTCCGCTTAGATGCTATTAACTTCTGTTATCACGACGCGCAATTACGTGATAACCCTGCTAAGCCCCCTGAAAAACGTCAAGGTCGTGGCTTTAGCGAAGACAACCCGTATGCGTTTCAGTATCACTATTACAACAACACGCAACCCGAAAACCTGAGCTTTATGCAAGACATTCGTGCCCTTTTGAATAAATACCCAGGTACTGTTGCATTAGGTGAGATCTCATCAGAAGACTCATTAGCGACGATGGCTGAATACACATCAGGTGGTGACAAGCTGCATATGGGCTATAGTTTTGAGCTACTAACCAATGACTACAGCGCAGAATATATTCGCACAACCGTCAACACGTTAGAGCAACGCATGACAGAAGGCTGGCCTTGTTGGGCATTTAGCAACCACGACGTAGAGCGTGTAGCTAGTCGCTGGAGTCAAGGTGAAAAAATTGAGCCACAGCAATGTAAAATGTTAACCGCCCTACTTGCTTCATTACGCGGTAGCGTATGTATGTATCAAGGTGAAGAGCTAGGTTTGGGTGAAGCCGAAGTCGCATTTGAAGATTTACAAGACCCATATGGCATTACATTCTGGCCAAACTTTAAAGGCCGTGACGGCTGTCGTACTCCTATGCCATGGGATGCAAGTGATGCAGATCAAGCAGGCTTTTCTACAGCCAAACCTTGGTTACCAGTGGGTGATGCTCACAAGATTGCAGCGGTAAATACGCAAGATCAAGATAAAGATTCAATTTTAAATGCCTATCGTGAGTTTATGGCATGGCGTAAAGATAAAAACGTACTGTTAGAAGGCGATATAGAATTTATAGATACGCAAGAGCCAGTGCTTGCTTTTTACAGAACGCTTAACGAGACTAAAATGCTTTGTGCATTCAACTTAGGTGCACAAAGTAGCGAACTGACAATCTCTGATACTGTATCTTTACAGCATACTGAGATCTCACATCACACAGCTGAATTAAACAATAATACAGTCACTCTGCCCGGGTTTGGTTGCTTTTATGCAACCCTGAATTAA
- a CDS encoding TonB-dependent receptor codes for MSMFKPSILTLALTAAGLNSFVAYAAEEDQKSKNDNVEVIEVKGFRGSVVESINTKRFTPEVVESISAEDIGKLPDSSIAESIARLPGLTAQRLDGRASRVSVRGFSENESATTFNGREQVSIGDNRGVEFDLYPSEIMSGVTVYKTPSAGIEAEGIAGVIDMQTVKPLSKGEQVIMFNGQYEQTGFDKLNPDGDDKGFRGTVSYIDQFADDTIGVAFAYNTMSSPNQEKRWNSWGYPEFTGEDGNTYSILGGAKPFVRSSTLERDTAMFVLEAAPNDRLNMTFDALYVDFSDEKILRGIEVPFAWGQGSIDPSSAVVDADSGFITSAVTQGQRVVVRNDYEERNAELTQFGFNTKYDISDDWSVEFDASRSEVERQIWSIESYSGTGRGDANGIADDIGYVFDGGNTGAQFSHNLDYSDYDLIQLGGPLSWGASAALNDKYGLTGTAYENTAQDGFINAPEINDELSTLKLAASKVLDNAYISRVSFGVSYRDREKSKLSEGYFMTLKDFSLSNPGMLSIPEQYRLGTASLDFIGMGNMVAYDTNALVNDGYYSLLQESLTDSKHKTQSWTVQEEVTAFFAQADINAELGSIPVTGNIGVRYVKTEQSSQGFAANTVDGLVVVTPTDISHDYSHFLPSLNLSFAIDDEQTVRFGAAKTISRARLDEMNASISASYNQQPDENGNYWSVSGGNPELEPKEATGFDLSYENYFHEEGYFAAAFFYKDITQWIFDGTYEIDMSGVADPSTGEIPPTSTGTGSGKVNGGSGDLWGYELSLTLPFTMFSDSLDGFGLIASHTGVEQDITDQNGNEYELPGLSDQIDSLTVYFERNGFQARTSMRKRSDFKGDVYGLGFATTQVDIKGETIWDAQIGYDFSEGGVESLDGLSVTFQVQNITEEPFTSLQGDNSLQVRDYQDYGRTFLLGFSYKL; via the coding sequence ATGTCTATGTTCAAACCAAGTATATTAACTCTGGCTCTTACAGCCGCAGGTTTAAATAGTTTTGTAGCGTATGCCGCAGAAGAAGACCAAAAATCAAAAAATGATAACGTTGAGGTTATCGAAGTAAAAGGTTTTCGTGGCAGTGTTGTAGAATCTATTAATACGAAACGCTTCACACCTGAAGTCGTTGAGTCAATCTCAGCAGAAGATATCGGTAAGTTACCTGATTCATCAATCGCAGAATCAATCGCGCGTCTTCCGGGTTTAACAGCACAGCGTCTAGACGGACGTGCAAGCCGTGTAAGTGTGCGTGGTTTTAGCGAAAACGAAAGTGCTACAACCTTTAACGGTCGCGAACAGGTGTCAATTGGTGACAACCGTGGCGTTGAATTTGACCTTTACCCATCGGAAATCATGAGCGGTGTAACTGTATATAAAACACCGAGTGCAGGTATTGAAGCAGAGGGTATTGCTGGCGTAATTGACATGCAAACTGTAAAACCTTTAAGTAAAGGTGAACAAGTTATCATGTTCAACGGTCAATATGAGCAAACAGGCTTTGATAAATTAAACCCAGACGGCGACGATAAAGGGTTCCGTGGCACAGTTTCTTATATTGATCAGTTCGCGGATGACACCATCGGTGTTGCATTTGCTTACAATACGATGAGCTCTCCAAACCAAGAGAAGCGTTGGAACTCATGGGGCTACCCAGAATTTACTGGCGAAGATGGTAATACCTACTCTATCTTAGGTGGTGCTAAGCCGTTTGTTCGCTCATCTACACTTGAACGTGATACAGCCATGTTCGTGTTAGAAGCAGCACCGAATGATCGTCTAAATATGACATTCGATGCATTGTATGTTGATTTTTCGGATGAAAAAATCCTACGAGGTATCGAAGTTCCATTTGCATGGGGTCAAGGTTCAATCGACCCTAGTTCAGCTGTTGTTGACGCAGACTCAGGCTTTATCACCAGTGCTGTTACACAAGGTCAACGCGTTGTAGTGCGTAATGACTACGAAGAGCGTAACGCTGAGCTAACTCAATTTGGTTTTAACACTAAGTACGATATCAGTGATGACTGGTCAGTCGAGTTTGACGCTAGTCGCTCTGAAGTTGAACGTCAAATTTGGAGTATCGAAAGCTACTCAGGTACAGGTCGTGGCGATGCAAATGGCATTGCAGATGATATTGGTTATGTATTTGACGGTGGTAACACAGGGGCACAATTCAGCCATAACCTTGATTACAGTGATTACGATTTAATTCAACTAGGTGGTCCATTATCATGGGGGGCAAGTGCTGCACTGAATGATAAATATGGTTTAACCGGTACAGCATACGAGAATACCGCACAAGATGGCTTTATCAATGCGCCAGAAATCAATGATGAACTAAGCACATTGAAGCTTGCTGCAAGCAAAGTCCTTGATAACGCATATATCAGCCGCGTGTCATTCGGTGTGTCATATCGTGACCGTGAGAAGAGCAAACTGTCTGAAGGTTACTTCATGACGTTAAAAGACTTCTCACTTTCAAACCCTGGTATGTTATCAATCCCAGAGCAATACCGCTTAGGTACGGCGAGCCTTGACTTCATTGGTATGGGCAATATGGTTGCTTATGATACTAATGCTTTAGTGAATGATGGCTACTACAGCTTACTTCAAGAAAGCTTAACTGACTCAAAGCACAAGACACAATCATGGACAGTTCAAGAGGAAGTAACAGCATTCTTTGCTCAAGCTGATATTAACGCTGAGCTTGGCTCAATCCCTGTAACAGGTAACATTGGTGTGCGTTATGTTAAAACTGAGCAGTCTTCTCAAGGTTTTGCAGCCAATACTGTAGATGGCTTAGTTGTCGTTACACCAACAGATATTAGCCATGACTACAGTCATTTCTTACCAAGCTTGAACTTATCATTTGCCATTGATGATGAGCAAACTGTACGTTTCGGCGCTGCGAAAACGATTTCTCGTGCCCGCCTAGACGAAATGAATGCATCTATAAGTGCATCATATAACCAGCAACCGGATGAAAATGGAAACTACTGGAGTGTCTCAGGTGGTAACCCAGAGCTTGAGCCTAAAGAAGCAACAGGCTTTGACTTAAGCTACGAAAACTACTTCCATGAAGAAGGTTATTTTGCCGCTGCATTTTTCTATAAAGATATCACGCAGTGGATCTTTGATGGTACTTATGAAATTGATATGAGCGGTGTTGCTGATCCATCAACAGGTGAGATTCCACCAACTTCAACGGGTACCGGCTCTGGTAAAGTAAATGGCGGTTCTGGTGACCTTTGGGGTTATGAGCTTTCGTTAACACTACCGTTTACTATGTTTAGTGATTCACTTGATGGCTTTGGTTTAATCGCAAGTCATACAGGTGTTGAGCAAGATATTACAGACCAAAACGGTAATGAATATGAGCTACCAGGTCTATCTGACCAAATCGATAGCTTAACAGTTTATTTTGAGCGTAACGGTTTCCAAGCGCGTACTAGCATGCGTAAGCGTAGCGACTTTAAAGGTGATGTATACGGTTTAGGCTTTGCAACTACACAAGTCGATATTAAAGGCGAAACAATTTGGGATGCACAAATTGGTTACGACTTTAGTGAAGGTGGCGTAGAGAGTCTTGACGGTTTATCTGTTACTTTCCAAGTTCAGAACATCACTGAAGAGCCGTTCACATCACTACAAGGTGATAACTCACTTCAAGTACGTGACTACCAAGACTACGGTCGTACATTCTTGTTAGGCTTCAGCTACAAGCTGTAA